The following are from one region of the Salvia hispanica cultivar TCC Black 2014 chromosome 1, UniMelb_Shisp_WGS_1.0, whole genome shotgun sequence genome:
- the LOC125200899 gene encoding uncharacterized protein LOC125200899 produces the protein MEKEKYDMCPFEAMDHLWFHQIVISSKPPNNSSKHISQISVTIPNQQIPSPSSAVASSQVESKRQESNHVEETSTTSTPRATKLYLVSTKTRSSRSLQKQYSRTSMRKALSSADLELEEVKGFMDLGFDFKEHNLSSHVISLIPGLQRIKSQEQDLGSRIDVDEEKNGKFMRPYWSESWLVKMLDSPLILSLRISDDSDKVKKHLKDWARIVAATIHQES, from the exons atggaaaaagagaaatatgatATGTGCCCATTTGAGGCCATGGATCACCTCTGGTTTCACCAGATTGTTATTTCCTCAAAACCACcaaataattcatcaaaaCACATCTCCCAAATTTCAGTCACAATCCCAAACCAACAAATCCCTTCACCATCTTCTGCAGTAGCTTCCTCACAG GTTGAGAGCAAGAGACAAGAAAGTAATCATGTTGAAGAAACTAGTACTACTTCTACTCCTAGAGCAACAAAGTTATACCTAGTTTCGACGAAAACTAGGTCATCAAGATCACTCCAAAAACAATATTCAAGAACCTCAATGCGGAAAGCTCTGAGCTCAGCCGATCTCGAGCTTGAAGAAGTGAAAGGGTTCATGGATTTAGGGTTTGATTTCAAGGAGCACAACTTAAGCAGCCATGTGATCAGCCTGATCCCCGGATTACAGAGAATCAAATCCCAAGAGCAAGATTTAGGGAGTCGTATTGATgttgatgaagaaaaaaatggaaaattcatGAGGCCATATTGGTCAGAGTCATGGCTTGTGAAAATGTTAGATTCCCCATTGATACTGAGTTTAAGGATTTCGGATGATTCGGACAAGGTGAAGAAGCATTTGAAGGATTGGGCTCGAATAGTGGCAGCAACCATCCACCAAGAATCTTGA